A genomic stretch from Hemicordylus capensis ecotype Gifberg chromosome 1, rHemCap1.1.pri, whole genome shotgun sequence includes:
- the SVIP gene encoding small VCP/p97-interacting protein, giving the protein MGLCLPCMGRAVDDVVETPDPEMKRRQLADAAEKRQMEASSRGIKNPASVEQKKRKQEEMEKRLESAGPGPQGGGLRWQVE; this is encoded by the exons ATGGGGCTCTGCTTGCCTTGCATGGGAAGAGCCGTCGATGATGTCGTGGAGACGCCCGACCCG GAAATGAAAAGAAGACAActtgcagatgctgcagaaaaaAGGCAAATGGAG GCCTCTTCCCGGGGTATTAAAAATCCAGCTTCAGTAGagcaaaagaaaaggaaacaggAAGAAATGGAGAAACGTCTTGAATCTGCTGGCCCAGGACCACAAGGAGGCGGACTAAGA TGGCAAGTTGAATAA